The DNA sequence CGGCTTTTCACTAATCAGCCCAGCAGGCATGCGGGTTGATGTTGGAAAATTGGCGATTTTGAGGGTGTTTTTGGGGGGCTGTTGTCAAATGTGGGCTAATGTAACCATCAGCAAAAAGTCATTCAATCCTGACGCGAAATGATGCAAAGTGGGCTGAGCAGCACTGTATAAGAAGAGAAGCTGGGCTGATTACCAGGAAGAATCAGGAAAATTGCGACAAAAACTACGGCGATGGATAGGGGTCAGTCCGTGAAATAATAAGGCTTGACGATGTTGTGCAGTGCCGTAACCCTTATGCTTGGTAAATCCATACTGAGGGAAAATAGTATCGTAATGATCCATGATGGCATCACGGTAAACCTTTGCAAGGATTGAGGCAGCAGCGATACACAGGGATAATTGATCACCTTTTACTATGGATGTGTGGTGTGCGGGCAGTGACAATGCACTCTCATTGCCATCCAGAACTATATGTTCTGGCACTGTTGGTAACTCCCAGGCCGCCTGTTGCATGGCCTTTCGTGTCGCCTGCCGTATGTTGATCCGGTCGATTTGGTGGGGGCTGACAGTAGAGACGGAGTAGGCTAGAGCTGATTCCTGTATTACTACAGCTAATTGACGGCGTTTGCGTGGGTTTAGCCGTTTGGAGTCACGAATTTCCAAATGGTAAAAGTGAGCAGGCAGGATAACAGCTGCTGCACACACAGGCCCCGCCAGAGGTCCGCGACCAACCTCATCAACTCCAGCCAAGTGGGTGATACCGTGTTGCTGGCGCCACTGTTGGTCATGTTGGAACAGCGGATTCATTTGACAAGTCGACTTGCAATAGTATTGATTCGTTGAATGTGAGTAGCCTGACCTAAGTGGTTACTGTCAACAACAACACCCATGATAGTAGTGTCATGATTGGATACCTCCATTTTGGTAGGCATGCTGTTTAGAAAGCGGGGAAGAATGGATTGGTGAGTCATGCCGATGACACTGTGAAACGAACCACACATGCCAGCGTCAGTTAAGTAGGCTGTGCCATGACAAATGCGCTCATCAGCGGTTTGAACGTGGGTATGGGTTCCCACTACCGCAGTGACTCGCCCGGCCAGGTGATAGAGCATGGCCAGCTTTTCAGATGTAGCTTCAGCATGAAAATCCACAAAGACATGATTCACGTGTGGGTCAAGCCGTTGCAAAATACTATCAGCACAGCGGAAGGGGCAGTCATAGGATCCCCCCATGAAAGTTCGGCCAATAAGGTTAATTACTGCGATGGAAGTGCCACAGCTACCGGCAAAGATTCGCCACCCTTGTCCAGGTACTCCAGGCGGGTAGTTGGCAGGGCGCAGCAAGTCATCAAGGCTGTCCATAAGTGGGACTATTTCTTTTTTATCCCAAATGTGGTTGCCACTGGTGAAAACATCAATTTGATGGAATTTCAATTCACGATAAACTTTATGGTTAATACCAAAGCCGCTGCAGCTGTTTTCTGCATTGGCGATTATCAAATCGGGCTGATAGAGTTCCCGCAGTCCCTGGATGTTATCAGTAAGGGCTCGTCGGCCTGAGCGGCCGACAATGTCCCCCAGAAATAGAATCTTCATGTGTGGTACTTTCTCAAATGATTCAATTTTTGCAGTTTCATGAAAAGTGAAATCTGCAAAAAAGTTGTGTTAGGTTGTCGAGTCTTTAGGCTTCAAATAGCTTACGCCCCTTCTGGAGTACTACCTAATCTTGCATATGGCAGTGTTCATCAAATGGAACGGGATAGTCCCCATCGAAGCAGGCGCTACAAAACATTTCTTTGCCACCTTTTGCAGATGCGAACATGCCTTCGTGGCTCAGGTATTGCAAAGTGTCGGCCGTAATATAAGTGCGTATCTGATCCAACGTGTGGTTGTGGGCTATAAGCTCTGTGCGTGTTGGTGTGTCCACACCGTAAAAACAGGGACAAATGGTGGGAGGGGCAGCTATGCGCATATGGACCTCCTTTGCACCACAGTCACGTATCATTTTTATAATTTTACGGGAGGTTGTGCCCCGTACAATGGAGTCGTCAATCACAATAACCCGCTTGCCTTCAATAATACTGCGCACTGGGTTCAGTTTGATTTTTACACCAAAGTGCCGGATGGACTGACGTGGCTCAATGAACGTACGGCCGACGTAGTGATTACGGATAAGCCCCATTTCAAAAGGAACTCCGGACTCCTGAGAGTAACCGAGTGTAGGGACTATGCCACTATCAGGGACCGGTATAACGACATCGGCCTCTGTTGAATCTTCTCTTGCCAGGGTTCGGCCCAATTCTTTACGTACATCGTGAACATAACTTCCAAATTGGTAACTATCGGGGCGGGCGAAGTAGATAAACTCGAAAATGCAGTGAGCCGTGTTCCCTGGAACAGGAAGTAGTTCAATGGACTCGTACCCCTTTCCATCAATGACAATGAGTTCGCCAGGGTTGACTTCTCTGACGAAAGATGCCCCCATAAGATCCAGAGCACAGGATTCTGATACCAACACCAGACCTTCTTCGAGTTCTCCCAGTATTAAAGGGCGAATTCCCAAAGGGTCTCGCATGCCATAGACCCTTTCGCTGTCTGTCATGACTATGCTGTATGCACCGCGGACACGAGAAAAAACAGATTTTAGTACATCGATAAAGGTGTCGTGGCGATTGTGCGCTATGAGGTGCAGTAAAACCTCTGAGTCGTTGGTTGTGCGAAAAATTGCCCCTTTTTGCTCAAGCTCTCGACGCAGGT is a window from the Desulfurispira natronophila genome containing:
- a CDS encoding ribonuclease HII, producing the protein MNPLFQHDQQWRQQHGITHLAGVDEVGRGPLAGPVCAAAVILPAHFYHLEIRDSKRLNPRKRRQLAVVIQESALAYSVSTVSPHQIDRINIRQATRKAMQQAAWELPTVPEHIVLDGNESALSLPAHHTSIVKGDQLSLCIAAASILAKVYRDAIMDHYDTIFPQYGFTKHKGYGTAQHRQALLFHGLTPIHRRSFCRNFPDSSW
- a CDS encoding TIGR00282 family metallophosphoesterase gives rise to the protein MKILFLGDIVGRSGRRALTDNIQGLRELYQPDLIIANAENSCSGFGINHKVYRELKFHQIDVFTSGNHIWDKKEIVPLMDSLDDLLRPANYPPGVPGQGWRIFAGSCGTSIAVINLIGRTFMGGSYDCPFRCADSILQRLDPHVNHVFVDFHAEATSEKLAMLYHLAGRVTAVVGTHTHVQTADERICHGTAYLTDAGMCGSFHSVIGMTHQSILPRFLNSMPTKMEVSNHDTTIMGVVVDSNHLGQATHIQRINTIASRLVK
- the purF gene encoding amidophosphoribosyltransferase codes for the protein MIDGFHDECGVAAVYGNSEASNHVYLSLYAFQHRGQESAGIASCFPGERFTSHRGRGLVSEVFDEKKLSELKGSIAIGHNRYSTSGKAILENAQPFSIEYARGRLSLAHNGNLVNSHHLRRELEQKGAIFRTTNDSEVLLHLIAHNRHDTFIDVLKSVFSRVRGAYSIVMTDSERVYGMRDPLGIRPLILGELEEGLVLVSESCALDLMGASFVREVNPGELIVIDGKGYESIELLPVPGNTAHCIFEFIYFARPDSYQFGSYVHDVRKELGRTLAREDSTEADVVIPVPDSGIVPTLGYSQESGVPFEMGLIRNHYVGRTFIEPRQSIRHFGVKIKLNPVRSIIEGKRVIVIDDSIVRGTTSRKIIKMIRDCGAKEVHMRIAAPPTICPCFYGVDTPTRTELIAHNHTLDQIRTYITADTLQYLSHEGMFASAKGGKEMFCSACFDGDYPVPFDEHCHMQD